One genomic window of Monodelphis domestica isolate mMonDom1 chromosome 1, mMonDom1.pri, whole genome shotgun sequence includes the following:
- the SCGB3A1 gene encoding secretoglobin family 3A member 1, protein MKLTMGFLMAALTLCGSSAFAFFLDSPIKPPIQPTEIQNSIAKPVVESVPNPVLGNFSLLKLILRGLGIPVDHLVEGSRKCVEELGSDSVGAVKNLLGALTYLG, encoded by the exons atgaAGCTGACCATGGGCTTTCTGATGGCTgccttgactctgtgtggtagcTCAG CTTTCGCCTTCTTTCTGGATTCTCCAATCAAACCCCCGATCCAACCTACTGAGATCCAGAACTCCATTGCCAAGCCTGTAGTGGAATCGGTGCCTAACCCGGTGTTGGGCAACTTTAGTCTGCTCAAATTAATCTTGAGAGGCCTGGGGATTCCTGTAGACCACCTGGTAGAAGGGTCCAGAAAGTGTGTGGAGGAGCTGGGATCTGATTCTGTGGGAGCCGTGAAGAACTTGCTG GGTGCCCTGACATATCTTGGTTGA